The following coding sequences are from one Epilithonimonas vandammei window:
- a CDS encoding arsenic resistance protein, whose protein sequence is MKLKKTFQNPSFFKALLLGNFVLIPLLVWVLINIFPVTIVISVGVLLVLLTPCIDYVIVFTFLGKGDSQSVLASTPLLFIIQMLLLPLFLWIFLGREVINIIQITPFVKSFIYLIIIPFILSVLTQTASKANNKIGNTIMDFSSWLPVPFMALTFFVVTASQISSLYNNPEPILTVIPIYIAFAICAPFIGMLSSKIFKVNLYGTRAIAFSTSTRNSLVVLPLALSLPSPDNQLVGVVIVTQTIVEILFELIYIKIIPYIIRR, encoded by the coding sequence TTGAAACTAAAAAAAACATTTCAAAATCCGTCTTTTTTTAAAGCTCTTTTACTTGGAAATTTCGTACTGATACCATTACTTGTTTGGGTTTTAATAAATATATTTCCTGTAACAATTGTAATTAGTGTTGGCGTTCTTTTAGTTCTTTTGACACCTTGTATAGATTATGTAATTGTATTTACGTTCTTAGGAAAAGGTGATTCTCAATCTGTCCTAGCTTCAACACCCTTATTATTTATCATTCAGATGTTGTTGTTACCCTTATTTCTATGGATTTTCTTGGGAAGAGAAGTAATCAACATAATCCAAATTACTCCTTTTGTTAAATCTTTTATTTACTTGATAATTATACCTTTTATATTATCAGTTTTAACGCAGACAGCTTCAAAAGCTAACAATAAAATAGGAAATACAATAATGGACTTTTCGAGCTGGTTGCCAGTTCCATTTATGGCGTTGACATTTTTTGTTGTTACTGCGTCTCAAATTTCATCACTTTACAATAATCCTGAACCGATTTTAACTGTTATCCCTATTTATATTGCATTTGCCATATGTGCGCCATTTATTGGTATGCTATCATCCAAAATATTTAAGGTAAATCTTTATGGAACAAGGGCAATAGCTTTTTCGACAAGTACGAGAAATTCATTAGTTGTTTTACCTCTAGCACTTTCTCTTCCTTCCCCCGATAATCAATTAGTTGGAGTGGTAATTGTAACTCAGACCATTGTAGAAATTCTCTTTGAACTGATTTATATCAAAATTATTCCTTACATTATAAGAAGATAA
- a CDS encoding DUF3347 domain-containing protein, whose amino-acid sequence MKSLSKIMVVIAVLLSLINSFAQLKNAKTETVKIYGNCGMCKATIEKAGNVNKVASVEWNEDTKIAKLTYDSGKTNQDEILKRIALAGYDSEKFLAPDDVYAKLSGCCQYSRELKPVAKSNDAGMDMKNEHANHNEMATTKTADAQNAPQLKTIFDNYFSVKDALVKTDAGNSSTKAAELVKAIKAIEMVKLSTEEHTVWMKVMKDLTSNTEKIAASKNVAQQKEAFALLSKNMYELAKASKQEIPVYYQHCPMYNNGKGANWLSKEEAIKNPYYGSKMLTCGSVQEIINNK is encoded by the coding sequence ATGAAATCATTATCAAAAATAATGGTGGTAATCGCCGTATTACTATCATTAATAAACAGTTTCGCACAACTCAAGAATGCGAAAACAGAAACCGTGAAAATTTACGGCAATTGCGGTATGTGTAAAGCCACTATCGAAAAAGCAGGCAATGTGAATAAGGTAGCCAGTGTAGAATGGAATGAAGACACAAAAATAGCTAAACTCACTTATGACAGCGGTAAGACCAATCAGGATGAAATATTGAAACGTATTGCTTTGGCAGGCTATGACAGCGAAAAGTTTTTAGCTCCGGATGATGTGTATGCTAAACTTTCAGGATGTTGTCAATACAGCAGGGAATTAAAACCGGTCGCAAAATCTAATGATGCAGGTATGGATATGAAAAACGAACACGCAAATCATAACGAAATGGCAACAACAAAAACTGCCGATGCCCAAAATGCACCACAATTGAAAACTATTTTTGATAATTATTTTTCAGTGAAAGATGCTTTGGTAAAAACTGATGCAGGCAATTCATCCACAAAAGCTGCCGAATTGGTGAAAGCCATCAAAGCGATAGAAATGGTAAAACTTTCTACCGAAGAGCATACCGTTTGGATGAAAGTAATGAAAGACTTGACTTCAAATACCGAAAAGATTGCTGCTTCTAAAAATGTTGCACAACAAAAGGAAGCATTCGCTTTGCTTTCTAAGAATATGTATGAGTTGGCTAAGGCATCAAAGCAGGAGATCCCTGTATATTATCAGCATTGCCCGATGTATAATAACGGGAAAGGAGCAAATTGGCTGAGCAAGGAAGAAGCGATTAAGAATCCATATTATGGCTCTAAAATGCTTACCTGTGGCAGCGTACAAGAAATCATAAACAACAAATAA
- a CDS encoding IS5 family transposase, with amino-acid sequence MLGKIKQDLQQNLFKTRLTELINMDHPLVKLAHEISWDKIEAEFEGLFSKEGRPSIAVRKIAGMLLLKEMFKESDESVVERWIENAYWQYFTGEDFFQTEQPFDPSNFVHFRKRIGERGLEFLLGQSVSLHPKAKTEDEVQIDTTVQEKNITFPTDAKLAKKVIDNCVKIAEKEAVVQRQSYKRVSKQLLRSAYFGHHPKRQKNARMARKKLRTIGKRLLRELERKLPESVLKDYREIFAIYLKALTQEKTTKDKIYSLHESQVACIAKGKSGKNYEFGTKVAVVRGRKTGIISSVKRFSGNPHDSKTLEESLSQSERVRKSVGGTRPKKAATDRGFRGIKEVEGTLILLPTKKEKTRYGQQVARLRFRARAAIEPCISHLKRNHSLGLNFLKGVAGDIHNALLAGIGYNLKMRLNQIKQQILFWLEVVLKIFLGKYNFQNEKLAF; translated from the coding sequence ATGTTAGGAAAAATAAAACAGGATTTACAGCAAAATTTATTCAAGACCAGACTTACCGAGCTTATTAATATGGATCATCCACTTGTAAAATTAGCGCATGAGATTTCTTGGGATAAAATAGAAGCTGAGTTCGAGGGTTTATTTTCAAAAGAAGGAAGACCCTCTATTGCGGTTCGCAAAATAGCAGGAATGCTTTTGCTCAAGGAAATGTTTAAAGAAAGTGATGAAAGTGTAGTAGAAAGATGGATTGAGAATGCTTATTGGCAATATTTTACAGGTGAGGATTTTTTCCAAACAGAACAGCCCTTTGATCCGAGCAATTTTGTACACTTCAGAAAGAGAATTGGGGAGAGGGGTTTGGAATTTCTTTTGGGACAAAGCGTTTCTCTTCATCCAAAAGCCAAAACAGAAGATGAAGTTCAGATTGATACTACCGTTCAGGAGAAGAATATCACTTTTCCTACGGATGCCAAGCTGGCAAAAAAAGTAATAGATAATTGTGTAAAAATAGCCGAAAAAGAAGCTGTTGTACAAAGGCAAAGCTACAAAAGAGTAAGCAAACAATTGTTACGGTCTGCTTATTTTGGACACCATCCCAAAAGACAGAAGAATGCTAGAATGGCAAGGAAAAAACTCAGAACAATCGGCAAAAGATTGCTTCGGGAATTGGAAAGAAAGCTTCCGGAAAGCGTTTTGAAAGATTATCGGGAAATATTTGCAATTTACCTCAAAGCTCTTACTCAGGAGAAAACTACCAAGGACAAGATTTACAGCTTGCATGAATCACAGGTTGCCTGTATTGCGAAAGGAAAATCGGGAAAGAATTATGAGTTTGGGACCAAAGTTGCGGTAGTAAGAGGTAGGAAAACAGGCATCATCAGCTCAGTAAAAAGATTTTCCGGTAACCCTCACGATAGTAAAACTCTTGAAGAATCATTGTCACAAAGTGAACGGGTAAGAAAATCAGTCGGAGGAACAAGACCTAAGAAAGCAGCTACAGACCGAGGATTTAGAGGAATCAAAGAAGTAGAAGGCACCTTAATTCTGCTTCCCACAAAAAAAGAAAAAACAAGATATGGGCAGCAAGTTGCAAGATTAAGATTCCGTGCAAGAGCAGCAATAGAACCCTGTATTTCACATTTAAAAAGAAACCACTCCTTAGGATTAAACTTCCTTAAAGGAGTGGCTGGAGATATTCATAACGCCCTATTAGCAGGGATTGGATACAATTTGAAGATGAGATTGAACCAAATCAAACAACAAATTCTTTTTTGGCTCGAAGTTGTTCTCAAAATCTTCTTAGGCAAGTATAATTTTCAAAATGAAAAATTAGCTTTTTAA
- a CDS encoding IS256 family transposase, whose amino-acid sequence MIDKEELLNNKDFYKSFKTGEDLTSFFKELHKKAVEHMLDAELDSHLDNSKHEKTANGNYRNGHGIKKIKSSFGESEIKVPRDREGSFEPVLVPKRHNIIDGLENIIISLYAKGMSVSDIEEQIREMYDFDVSTSTISRITSAVASEVVAWQNRPLDDLYLIVWMDGIVFKVRENSKVINKTVYLAVGLNREGKKDVLGMWLGKNESSSFWMSVLTDLKARGVEDILITATDNLNGFTQTIRSVFPESQTQICVVHQIRNACKYVVWKDRKEFSADMKHIYTAPTKDAAKAALDDFATKWESKYSYAIASWRNNWDELTIFFEFPLEIRKIIYTTNLIENLNGKIRKYTKNKMSFPTDDAVLKSVYLALKEATKKWTMPIQNWGLVLNQFMLIFEKRLRL is encoded by the coding sequence ATGATCGACAAAGAAGAATTATTAAACAACAAGGATTTTTATAAGTCCTTTAAGACCGGGGAAGATTTGACCTCATTCTTTAAAGAACTGCATAAAAAAGCAGTAGAACACATGCTTGATGCTGAACTAGACAGCCATCTGGATAATTCAAAACATGAAAAGACTGCTAACGGAAATTATCGAAACGGTCACGGAATCAAGAAGATAAAATCCTCTTTTGGTGAATCTGAAATTAAAGTACCCAGAGACAGAGAAGGCAGTTTTGAACCGGTTTTAGTTCCCAAAAGGCACAACATTATTGATGGTTTGGAAAACATCATTATCTCATTATATGCCAAGGGAATGAGCGTGTCAGATATTGAGGAACAAATCCGTGAAATGTATGATTTTGATGTTTCTACCTCCACCATCTCACGAATAACCAGTGCGGTTGCCAGTGAAGTTGTGGCTTGGCAGAACCGACCCTTAGACGATCTGTATCTGATTGTTTGGATGGACGGAATCGTTTTTAAAGTGAGAGAAAACTCAAAAGTCATCAATAAAACGGTTTATCTTGCAGTGGGCTTAAATCGGGAAGGTAAAAAAGATGTGCTCGGGATGTGGCTTGGAAAGAACGAAAGTTCAAGCTTTTGGATGAGTGTTCTAACCGATTTAAAAGCCCGTGGTGTTGAGGATATTCTCATCACGGCAACCGATAATCTGAATGGATTTACCCAGACCATTCGCTCTGTTTTTCCAGAGTCTCAAACCCAAATCTGCGTAGTTCACCAAATTAGAAATGCCTGCAAATATGTAGTATGGAAAGACAGGAAAGAATTTTCTGCAGATATGAAACACATTTATACCGCTCCCACAAAAGACGCCGCAAAGGCTGCTTTGGATGATTTTGCCACCAAATGGGAAAGCAAATATTCTTATGCGATTGCGTCCTGGAGAAACAACTGGGATGAGCTCACCATATTTTTTGAATTTCCTCTCGAAATCCGAAAAATCATTTATACCACTAATTTAATTGAAAATCTCAATGGGAAGATTAGAAAATACACCAAAAACAAAATGTCTTTTCCTACCGATGATGCCGTTTTAAAATCGGTTTACCTCGCTTTAAAAGAAGCTACTAAAAAATGGACGATGCCAATCCAAAATTGGGGATTGGTTTTAAATCAATTTATGCTTATTTTTGAAAAAAGGCTCAGATTATAA
- a CDS encoding heme-binding domain-containing protein gives MKKVLKIILPIVLFIFIAIQFYQPALNVNKGQVYETDFEKVYDVPLNVQSILQNACCDCHSNNTRNIWYSDIQPMALFMKRHIGRGKEKLNFSEFGNLGRRRQISKLEGIANQIKNDEMPLASYKILHSNAKLSRGQKKIVIDWISKTADSLSTIN, from the coding sequence ATGAAAAAAGTATTAAAGATAATTTTGCCTATAGTGCTGTTTATTTTTATTGCTATACAGTTTTACCAGCCTGCCCTCAATGTAAACAAGGGGCAGGTTTACGAAACAGATTTTGAAAAAGTTTATGACGTTCCATTAAATGTCCAAAGCATTTTACAAAATGCATGTTGCGATTGCCACAGTAACAACACAAGAAATATTTGGTATTCGGATATTCAACCTATGGCATTGTTTATGAAAAGGCATATTGGTAGAGGAAAAGAAAAATTAAACTTTAGTGAATTTGGCAATTTAGGTAGGCGAAGGCAAATAAGTAAATTGGAAGGAATAGCAAACCAAATTAAAAACGATGAAATGCCGTTAGCTTCTTATAAAATATTGCATAGCAATGCAAAGCTTTCACGGGGGCAAAAAAAAATCGTCATAGATTGGATTAGCAAGACAGCCGATAGCCTTTCGACCATAAATTAA
- a CDS encoding endonuclease encodes MKKLLLNLLTGFVFCTISAQAPTNYYDGTAGLSGATLKSKLKTIITNGHQDKGYAGLLNAFQTTDRDYFYENDGTVMDMYSENPLGSDPYNYNHGSNQCGNYSSEGDCYNREHVVPQSLFNQNLPMRSDVHFVTPTDGKVNGMRSNYPFGKVGTVSFTSLNGSKLGSSASAGYAGTVFEPIDEFKGDIARMILYFVTRYETQLSGFSNGNILGSVAFPGLQTWELKQLLAWNDGDPVSAFEIARNNAAFTYQGNRNPYIDRPEFVALIWGAYMGVDDVSSISKNLTIVPNPVRGNVLRVTGEKDLKKFKIALIINSAGQNVQTIEKPFENGNTVNLKNLPKGVYFLKLDNSNTKFIIED; translated from the coding sequence ATGAAAAAATTATTACTAAATCTTTTGACGGGCTTTGTATTTTGTACAATCTCTGCACAAGCACCAACGAATTATTATGACGGAACAGCAGGTCTTTCTGGAGCAACCCTAAAATCAAAACTTAAAACAATAATTACCAATGGGCACCAAGACAAAGGGTATGCAGGATTATTAAATGCATTTCAAACTACAGACCGAGATTATTTTTATGAAAACGACGGAACTGTAATGGATATGTATTCAGAAAATCCACTTGGATCAGATCCATACAACTATAACCACGGTTCTAACCAGTGTGGTAATTACAGCAGTGAAGGAGATTGTTATAACAGGGAGCACGTAGTACCACAAAGCTTATTTAATCAAAACTTACCAATGAGATCTGATGTCCATTTTGTGACACCAACTGATGGCAAAGTAAACGGAATGCGATCAAATTACCCATTTGGAAAAGTAGGAACGGTTTCTTTTACTTCATTAAATGGCTCAAAATTAGGAAGTTCGGCTTCCGCAGGCTACGCAGGTACTGTTTTTGAACCAATAGATGAATTTAAGGGAGATATTGCAAGAATGATTTTATATTTTGTAACAAGATATGAAACACAACTTTCTGGTTTCAGCAATGGAAACATTTTAGGCTCTGTGGCATTTCCAGGTCTTCAAACTTGGGAACTCAAACAATTACTTGCGTGGAATGATGGAGATCCAGTCTCAGCTTTTGAAATAGCACGAAATAATGCAGCTTTCACATATCAGGGAAATAGGAATCCATATATAGACCGCCCTGAATTTGTTGCGCTGATTTGGGGAGCTTATATGGGTGTAGATGATGTTTCATCAATATCTAAAAATCTAACCATTGTTCCAAATCCAGTTAGAGGAAATGTCTTAAGAGTAACTGGCGAAAAAGATTTGAAAAAATTTAAAATTGCATTAATTATTAATTCTGCTGGACAAAATGTTCAAACAATTGAAAAACCATTTGAGAATGGGAATACAGTTAATTTGAAAAATCTACCAAAAGGAGTTTATTTTCTTAAATTAGATAATAGCAATACAAAATTTATTATAGAAGATTAA
- a CDS encoding DUF305 domain-containing protein, protein MEGIENKHEMQPSIKNEVHSVKHSLAMYKRFAIMAVVMFAAMYFIMYAMIDGLNNLIPNINNLYMTLLMVSAMLIIELWIMKGMYENTKINWSIIILSAAIGIFSWFGIRKQLFVGDNEFVKGMIPHHAAAVLMSEKANLTDPELIQLQKDILKTQAEEIEFMKRKLKEFENK, encoded by the coding sequence ATGGAAGGTATTGAAAACAAACACGAAATGCAACCTAGTATTAAAAATGAAGTACATAGTGTTAAACATTCTTTGGCAATGTACAAACGCTTTGCAATTATGGCGGTTGTTATGTTCGCAGCAATGTATTTTATAATGTATGCAATGATTGATGGATTAAACAATCTTATACCCAACATTAATAATTTATATATGACTTTGCTAATGGTTTCTGCAATGTTGATAATAGAATTATGGATAATGAAGGGTATGTACGAAAACACGAAAATCAATTGGAGTATTATCATACTTTCAGCTGCAATAGGTATCTTTTCATGGTTTGGTATTCGGAAGCAGTTATTTGTTGGTGATAATGAATTTGTAAAAGGTATGATCCCACACCATGCAGCGGCAGTATTAATGTCTGAAAAAGCAAACCTTACTGACCCCGAACTGATACAGTTGCAAAAAGACATACTCAAAACCCAAGCAGAAGAAATCGAATTTATGAAGCGAAAGCTTAAAGAATTTGAAAATAAATAA
- a CDS encoding IS3 family transposase: MVTPYQKERCIAYIREKRPEISYAKVCRVMGRSRTSKYYKKRMPEKDEKLREAITSILGTSRLGRKKVIVKVRKKYPGYGSSQIRRVYQKYGFSLYKRMKRKRFDNPANPIAVPLERNEEWAMDFMSDALARGSRFRTLNIVDQYNRKCLGIDARTSMPSRAVIHFLERMIEKHGKPKGIRTDNGPEFTSGLFQDWLDKNNIEWVKIQKGKPQQNAIIERFNKTYREDVLDANLFFSLQDVKDLTERWIEDYNYERPHEALDFKTPSEYEAA; this comes from the coding sequence TGCTTATATTCGGGAGAAAAGACCGGAGATAAGTTATGCTAAGGTGTGCCGCGTAATGGGACGCTCAAGAACCTCAAAATATTATAAAAAACGGATGCCCGAAAAAGATGAAAAACTTCGAGAAGCCATCACCTCGATATTGGGAACCAGCAGGCTGGGACGCAAGAAAGTCATCGTGAAGGTTCGTAAAAAGTACCCGGGGTACGGTTCTTCGCAAATCCGAAGGGTCTATCAGAAGTATGGTTTTTCGCTTTACAAAAGAATGAAAAGGAAACGGTTTGACAATCCTGCCAATCCCATCGCTGTACCTTTGGAGCGTAATGAGGAATGGGCAATGGACTTTATGAGTGACGCACTGGCGAGGGGATCCCGATTTCGAACGCTGAATATTGTTGATCAGTACAACAGAAAATGTCTGGGGATTGATGCGCGTACATCCATGCCGTCCAGAGCGGTCATCCATTTTTTGGAGCGCATGATTGAGAAGCACGGCAAGCCCAAGGGAATACGCACGGACAACGGCCCGGAGTTTACCTCGGGCCTTTTCCAGGATTGGCTGGATAAAAACAACATTGAATGGGTTAAAATCCAAAAAGGAAAGCCACAGCAGAATGCCATTATCGAGCGTTTCAACAAAACCTACAGAGAAGATGTGCTGGACGCCAACCTTTTTTTCTCCCTTCAGGATGTAAAAGACCTTACGGAACGCTGGATAGAAGACTACAATTATGAACGTCCGCACGAAGCACTGGACTTTAAAACCCCATCGGAATATGAGGCAGCATAA
- a CDS encoding di-heme oxidoredictase family protein: protein MSKRYLSVFVLCYLVFIIVQACDNLHPEAIDEGELLDGPIEGLSYAENQQFLKGDIAFNDEIFTVEKGLGPTFVATSCGSCHAGDGKGTPFSTLTRFGQVDETGNLFLHLGGPQLQNRAIPGFTPETIPFGATFSKFTPPANTGLGFIELVSDTDILAMADPFDADNDGISGVPNYIVLPGYQAPFPFAIPKEGKYIGRFGKKASTYSLLQQTVNAYNQDMGIASTFNPQDVYSGMNIDPEVSDKTIADVVFYLRTLKTPIQRDPENNSVKQGQALFTQISCIKCHVPELKTSSSSISALSNKKFYPYTDLLLHDMGNALDDGYTEGSAKTYEWRTPALWGLGLSPKSQGGQYFLMHDGRAKSIEEAIQLHGGEATNSKNKYMQLLSQEKEAIIKFLKSL, encoded by the coding sequence GTGAGTAAAAGATATTTATCTGTTTTTGTACTTTGCTATCTTGTTTTTATTATCGTGCAGGCTTGTGATAACCTTCATCCGGAAGCAATAGACGAAGGTGAATTACTAGATGGTCCAATTGAGGGTTTGTCTTATGCTGAAAACCAGCAATTTTTAAAAGGAGATATAGCTTTTAATGATGAAATTTTCACAGTTGAAAAAGGGCTTGGGCCTACATTTGTAGCAACAAGTTGCGGCAGTTGTCATGCCGGTGACGGAAAGGGCACACCTTTTTCTACGCTGACTCGTTTTGGGCAGGTTGACGAAACAGGTAATTTATTTTTACATTTAGGTGGTCCCCAATTACAGAATAGAGCGATACCGGGTTTTACTCCGGAGACAATTCCTTTCGGAGCGACATTTTCCAAATTTACTCCGCCTGCAAATACAGGATTGGGTTTTATTGAATTGGTATCCGATACAGATATCTTGGCAATGGCTGATCCTTTTGATGCAGATAATGATGGGATTTCAGGAGTTCCAAATTACATAGTGCTTCCAGGGTATCAAGCGCCATTCCCCTTTGCTATCCCAAAAGAAGGAAAGTATATTGGACGATTTGGTAAAAAAGCATCCACATACAGCTTACTTCAACAGACTGTTAATGCCTATAATCAAGATATGGGCATTGCTTCAACATTTAATCCTCAAGATGTTTATTCAGGAATGAACATTGACCCAGAGGTCTCTGACAAAACCATTGCAGATGTCGTATTTTATCTGCGTACATTAAAAACGCCGATTCAACGAGATCCAGAAAACAATAGTGTTAAGCAGGGGCAGGCTCTATTTACCCAAATAAGTTGCATTAAATGCCATGTCCCGGAATTAAAAACTTCATCATCTTCAATTTCAGCATTATCAAATAAAAAGTTTTACCCATACACAGATCTATTGCTTCATGATATGGGCAATGCTTTGGATGATGGATATACAGAAGGATCTGCAAAGACCTATGAATGGCGTACTCCTGCATTGTGGGGACTGGGTTTATCACCAAAATCACAAGGGGGGCAATATTTCTTAATGCATGATGGTAGAGCAAAAAGTATAGAGGAAGCTATACAACTGCATGGTGGAGAAGCTACAAATAGCAAAAATAAATACATGCAGTTATTATCTCAGGAGAAAGAAGCTATTATTAAATTTTTAAAATCATTATAA
- a CDS encoding phosphatase PAP2 family protein — MTNLFKKYMLIILMQICCLASAQDSLKLNTVDYYDSLEVSDLKHHQLSYKKLIIPASLITAGAISFAVPQMKEIDRDVRGEVNEHNLSNSKLDNYTQYVPAAMVYALNLAGMKGKHNFKERTIIFATSQALTAAIVLPSKKLIGEERPDKSNNMSFPSGHAAVAFSTAHFLFREYKDTNYWLGISGYSFAVFTSVYRVINNKHWVTDVFAGAGVGILSTELAYWLYPKINSLFNISKGKSASMISPFYQKFDKTNMMGLNYQLSF, encoded by the coding sequence ATGACAAATTTATTCAAAAAATATATGCTCATAATATTGATGCAGATTTGTTGTTTAGCCTCAGCACAAGACAGTCTGAAGTTAAATACTGTAGATTACTATGATTCTTTAGAGGTATCTGATCTGAAACATCATCAATTAAGTTACAAGAAATTAATTATCCCGGCAAGCTTGATTACAGCCGGAGCCATCAGTTTTGCTGTTCCTCAGATGAAAGAAATAGATCGTGATGTTAGGGGAGAAGTGAACGAACATAATTTGTCCAATTCAAAACTGGATAATTATACACAGTACGTCCCTGCTGCAATGGTATATGCCTTGAATTTAGCAGGGATGAAGGGTAAACATAATTTTAAAGAAAGAACAATTATTTTTGCAACCAGCCAGGCTTTGACAGCGGCTATTGTACTTCCAAGTAAGAAATTAATCGGAGAAGAGCGACCTGATAAATCCAATAATATGTCGTTTCCTTCGGGACATGCTGCTGTTGCCTTTTCGACTGCCCACTTTTTATTCCGTGAATATAAGGACACCAATTACTGGCTTGGAATATCGGGATATTCATTTGCGGTTTTTACAAGTGTATACCGGGTAATCAATAACAAACATTGGGTAACTGATGTATTTGCAGGTGCTGGAGTTGGGATATTGTCAACAGAACTAGCTTATTGGTTATATCCCAAAATCAATTCTTTGTTTAACATCAGCAAGGGTAAGTCTGCTTCGATGATTTCGCCATTTTATCAAAAATTTGATAAAACGAATATGATGGGGCTAAACTATCAATTGTCCTTTTAA
- a CDS encoding DUF3347 domain-containing protein gives MKNLIFSIIGTATIAVATISCNESSNKNTETKANDTSINSENLPVETQTLSDTASTTASIDTMTEKVEKQDVKDKVQNFSIAPIIKDYLALKNALVGDNDKAAANAGKQLLVTFNQINMKAIPADKYKKYMDIADDAKEHAEHIGANAGKIGHQREHLALMSKDISDLITLFGSTQKLYQDFCPMYNDGKGAVWISEAKVIKNPYYGSQMLTCGSVKKEF, from the coding sequence ATGAAAAATTTAATATTCTCCATCATAGGAACGGCTACAATTGCAGTTGCCACAATTTCGTGCAACGAGTCATCAAATAAAAATACGGAAACAAAAGCTAATGATACTAGTATTAATTCCGAAAATCTACCAGTTGAAACACAAACGCTAAGCGATACAGCAAGTACAACTGCATCAATTGACACGATGACGGAAAAAGTTGAAAAACAAGATGTAAAAGACAAGGTTCAAAACTTCTCTATAGCGCCCATAATAAAAGATTATTTGGCATTAAAAAATGCACTTGTAGGAGATAATGATAAAGCAGCAGCCAATGCAGGTAAGCAATTATTGGTAACATTTAATCAGATAAATATGAAAGCCATTCCTGCCGACAAGTACAAAAAATATATGGACATTGCTGACGATGCCAAAGAACATGCCGAACATATTGGTGCCAATGCCGGAAAAATAGGTCACCAACGAGAGCATTTGGCATTAATGAGTAAAGATATTTCAGACCTTATCACATTGTTTGGCTCTACTCAAAAATTGTATCAAGACTTCTGCCCAATGTATAATGATGGTAAAGGAGCTGTTTGGATTAGCGAAGCAAAGGTAATTAAAAATCCTTATTACGGTAGCCAAATGCTTACCTGCGGTTCTGTGAAAAAGGAATTCTAA
- a CDS encoding Rieske (2Fe-2S) protein, with amino-acid sequence MDRLEFIKKCGFACLGLTALPIVLSGCISNKIVAGTIEEDYIILPLVDFVEAKYPDKKRSYVIIQNDILKYPICVFRFSETEYEALWMQCSHQGSQLQVFGDKLQCPAHGSEFTNKGHVQNGPADRALRKFPVYIEFDFLKISLKKPV; translated from the coding sequence GTGGACAGACTTGAATTTATAAAAAAATGTGGTTTTGCCTGTTTGGGGCTTACTGCACTTCCTATCGTTCTTTCAGGGTGTATAAGCAATAAAATAGTTGCTGGAACAATTGAAGAAGATTACATTATATTGCCTTTGGTAGATTTTGTGGAAGCAAAATATCCAGATAAAAAACGTTCTTATGTCATCATTCAAAATGATATCCTGAAATATCCTATCTGCGTATTTCGTTTTTCAGAAACCGAATATGAGGCACTATGGATGCAATGTAGCCATCAGGGAAGCCAATTACAAGTGTTTGGAGACAAGCTCCAATGTCCTGCACACGGTAGCGAATTTACCAATAAAGGGCATGTACAAAATGGCCCTGCTGATAGGGCACTAAGAAAATTTCCGGTGTACATAGAATTCGATTTTTTGAAAATTTCTTTAAAGAAACCCGTATGA